ATTCTTTTTTTTGGGATCACAATGTGGCTTTTAATGACTTTGTTTGGACAAATAGTTGTGATTCCGGCTAATAAAAAAGCACAAATAGAATTCAGTATCATGGCAAAAGGTTCCAATCGATTGATCGATTTTGTCTACCAATTGCATATCAAAGGTAAAAAAGGTTTTTATTACGTTTATTGGATTGATGAAAAAGAAAACACCGTGAAAGGAGGTTTCAATTATATAGAAATCACTCCTGATGGTTTTCCAACGTATACGGTTTCTTCACAAAAAGCAAAGTTCATTCCAAATCCACATAGTTGGATTTTATACGATGCCGAAGAAGTGAGATTCAATGAAAATCTAGATCTTGTATCTAGAAAGAAGTATGCGGAAAAAACGTATGATTTTCCAGAAGACTTAGCATATTTTTCCAAACCAGTTCGTAATCCAGAAGAAATGAATTTTTTTGAATTAGCTGACGAAATTGAATCTCGAATTATAAAAGGGATACCGTTTCGCAACGTTATAGTCCAACAACACATGGCTTTTGCGATGCCACTGATGTCCTTTGTTGTTGTATCACTTGGAGCATTAGCGGGAGCGATCACCAAACGTTCTGCTGGAGTTGCAAGCCTTGGATTAACAATCGCTGTTGTGTTATTGTATTACATATTAAATTCAACTGCAAAAACATTAGCCGAAAATGGGGCACTGCCAATTTGGATCGGAATGTGGATCACACCAATCATTTTCACTTATGCTGCCTATTTTCTCTATCGAAGGATGAATATTTAATGATAGGATGGGTTGGGTGTTTGTTTAGTGAATGCCCTTCTTCTATTTATAGAGATAAAAAGAAGAAGGGGATTTAGAATTCTAAAAATATAAATTGGTA
The sequence above is a segment of the Leptospira sp. WS39.C2 genome. Coding sequences within it:
- a CDS encoding LptF/LptG family permease, which encodes MNLILKPFLWFKKEFIPFRTLDRYLFFDFFKTFIGTLIMLTSMIVIYKFTDVMKYLVSSKVNQSHVYLHVLYSLPSMVDQVVAPALMFSVCFVIGQFSVNKELVAMMVAGVSFIRIITPILFFGITMWLLMTLFGQIVVIPANKKAQIEFSIMAKGSNRLIDFVYQLHIKGKKGFYYVYWIDEKENTVKGGFNYIEITPDGFPTYTVSSQKAKFIPNPHSWILYDAEEVRFNENLDLVSRKKYAEKTYDFPEDLAYFSKPVRNPEEMNFFELADEIESRIIKGIPFRNVIVQQHMAFAMPLMSFVVVSLGALAGAITKRSAGVASLGLTIAVVLLYYILNSTAKTLAENGALPIWIGMWITPIIFTYAAYFLYRRMNI